From the genome of Toxoplasma gondii ME49 chromosome XII, whole genome shotgun sequence:
CGACGTGGCCAGGGAAAAAGGTGCAAATTCGTTTTCTCGAAGTACATCAGAACAAGTAGACTTGGCGAAAGCATATGCCACTCTGCTGTGCGTTTCAAGAAACAAAgcaaagaaagcgaaaaaagtcTTTCTCCTCATATGTAATCTTGCGGAAGCAAATCGAAGGCACCAAATAGAATGTACACAACATGGAGTGAGTCAAATCGCATCGTCGGCTCTGTTCTACTGGAACAGTTAGCAGCTGTAGCTCTTGCTTGTGGTAATTGTTTCCTCATCTCCCACACAGGTGACCCtgcagagcgacgaggaaagcaGTCTACCTaaggttttctctctttgaaAGGGGCACGAACGACGACTGACAAGACGGAGGAGGCAACCTCAAGGCACTAAATACTCGGGAAAGAGTTCTGTGGCGAGCCACGCTGATCTCCAGGCATTGAGACAGTCTGTATGTTCCGTGTGAAACGTCCCTGCTTCCCGTGTTTTGAGTGTTTCGAATACAGTGGCTCTCTGTTGAATCGACAGCCTTGCTACGGGAAAGTCTTCTTGGTCATGATCGCATAAAAATCCTCGAAGGAAATCTCCCCGTCGCCATTTGAGTCCGCTCGCTCAAGCATCTCACGAAGCTCGTCTTCAGACATCGTCTCTCCCAATTCCTTTGCTACACGCTTGAGATTCTTTAGTGTAATTGTTCCTGTTCTGTCGTCGTCGAAGAGGCTGAAAATCTTCTGGATTCCTTCGCGGCTTTCCTTGTCACCCTGCGAcacaacacagagaaacctCGACAACAGCGAAACCTCCCGTCACCAGTCCACGATCGCAACAGCAAACGACCTGAACTGCTTGTTTGATCACACGGGCGCACGTAGACAAATGCACATACGCACGAATATGTAGGCGTCTGCGTTAATATATAAACTTAGCTACGGGAGATCTACCCAGAGACAGAACTGAGATCTCTTGAAGCGCGACACATAGACATGAGGAGGCGGATAAAGGGATAGAgtaaacatatacataaagacacagtcaggtcGCTGCCCCAACAGGAAGCAATAATATGTCGGACATATCTAGAGCGAGATATGTAGATACCAACAACGACTTTTCAGAGTTGCGCAGCGAACAACAGTTCTTGCCCTTTTTGAACCGAGAACGCAACATACACGAGACGCATCCCACGGAAACACCACCAGCCTGCATGCCCCTCTGCTCACCCGACTGGTGCAGTTGGGATGCCATCAGGCTTCGGAATAACCAAACatggaaaaaacgaactCGCTCGAGACCCTGAAACCACTGTAATGTAGAGCAGGCCAGATACGCCCCGGCTAGGAAGCCAAATACTCAAAGGAGGCACGTCGCACTGGAGAGATTCAAAAAACGATATCCGCAATAACGCTTCTGTCAGCAGTTGCCCGTTTCCCGCTGTCGCGGCAAGAACTTCCTGAAACAGTGTTGTTCCACTTTCGTAGTTTCTGCCTGTCAACAGGTACGAACACTCTCGCCCGagtatgcgtatatatatatatatatatatatatatatatatatatatgcatgtgggTATACAATATCGTCATAGAATTTTATCTAGAATACGCACAGGTGACTCCATATGGTGACACCTACATCTTCGTGCAGCTGCAAGCGAAGGCAGGCCCTCAAAAAGTTGCGAGTCTCAGAGTCACCGCGGAGAAGACTCGGCCGTAGCAACGCGGCACTTCACGAGCGGTGCAAGAAAGCGTAAAGAGAAGAATAATGCGGCCCATGGACGCCCTCTCCCCGCAGTTTCCGTTTAGTCCTTCCCTCCGCTCTGCGTTACGAAAGAAACCGGAATCGGGAAGCACTCTGCTGCTTCGACGACTGACCGACCAGAGGGCACGAGAACATGAGGTGAGACGCGCACGAAGCCTCGGAGGCAGTTAACATGGGGGCAGAACGCATGCTTTATGGCGTTCGTCACTTCAGGAGAAAAAGGCTCTTATAAATCGACGATCCACCTGGGACAACAAACACTTTCTCACCAGCTTCGCGGTAATGGCGTCAAGAAATTCCTCGAAGTCGATGGGTCCGCCGGAGTCGCGGTCGAGATCTGCGATCATTTGATAGATCGTCGGATTCTTTGTTTCAAAGCCGAGAGACTGCATGGCGGCCTTTAGTTCTTTCGGATCGATCATACCACTGCCGTCTGTGTCAAAGAGGTTGAAAGCTTCGCGTATCTCCTCGATTTCGTCCTCTGTTAGTCCAGGCCGATCAACTAGTCGACGCCTGGCTGTCGGGCTCGCCCCTCGCAGTGCTCCTCGCTGCATTTTGGAACACGCTCGACAAAAAAAGGCCAAATGtagaaggcagagaagccgcagaaacGGACGGCGAACCGAAGCAAAGACAGCTCAGGCAAGCGAGCAGCCTTGGGCGCGAAAATGAGGAGGAAATTCTGAGTgaaggaaagaggcgaaTTGATTTCGACACGCCAGACGAGCAAGCaaatggagaggaaaggtGCGTTTGGGAAAAGAGGCGAAGCCAATACACGCCTCTTATTTTACACTGGGAgggcagacgagagagcgtGGCTTCGAGCAAGGGGGTTGCCGCTCGGAAGGACACAGGGGATCTCGTCCGTCAAATGGGTTGAAGGGGAGTTAAGTTGCGCAAGCTACACGAAGATTCGAAAAAGCGGGATTGTCCTACAAATATTTTGTTGGTAAAAAACCAGCACTCGGCTTGAGACGGCCCGTTTCTCACCGAGCGAGCAACAGCTGCAGGAAAATTAAATCCTGTTACGAACGCAAAGATGTGTACACCAAAAGAGAACAGAGTAAAAACGACGCGCAAAAGACTGGCGATTCCTGGTTAATTTCATTCATTAATGCTCCCTAGAGAGGCAATGCTGCGCTGGACCGCAGGGCGGGAGAGGGCCCAGGGTAGGAACCGAGAAGCGATCGTTGCACGTCTTGTAGAGAGGACACAAGAACTCCCGAAAAACCTGAGAAATGAGTTTTGGATCCAATGAAAAAAATACAGCCAGTAccaaggaaacagaagatgTACCGTAAGGGGAAAAGGGAAGATCTAGTGACCACTGTCTTTAGAAAAGATACAGGACGGGCAGACAAGCGCATGAGAAAACTGAGATGAATCACCAAAGACAGCCTCCACCAATTTGAGCTCTGCAACGAGCAAGTCGACAGGAGAAACCTACTCTTTTTGGAGCAAGGGAGTGAAGTGATAACGGGCTTTCTGTGTACCCTGTGTCTAACGGATTCTGTGGAAGTCGTCTTGTATATTCTCACGACATCTGAAagtgcagaaaaaggaatgACATTGCTCAGCTGTCCGCATTGCTTCTACCGCGACTGGCTTTTCACACTCAAGGCACCCGTTGGCCCACGAGCTCCTTGACCCCTCATCAAGAAAGTGGCATTCTGTCCAGCACAAAACAGTTTTTCCCTCTATCGGATATATCGGTTCCTGCTCCTCCAGCACTGTCTTGACGTATATGAGCATCTTATCGAAAACAGACTGCCGTAAAAGATTCCGAGTTCACTCGGTGGCCGGCCGCGGACCCGCAAATCTGCTTTCTCGGTACGGTGGTTGGTCTTCAGTTGCCCTGAAATTCACATTTTCCCAGCAGAGTTTTCCACATCCATGATTCTGAGGAAGTTGGTGAacttttctccttccaccAAGTGCAGAGACTGTTTGTGTCCGCGAGTTCAGCCTGCCCCCGCTTTATGGCTCACTCCTTGCACTCTGATCGTCTGCGAACCTGAAGGAACGACTTCTTTTTCATGAGTGACGTTTCTGCCCTGCTCCACTGAAAACACTCGATGTTAGCTGAGCAGTCACTTCTCGTACCATCCCACGATGTTTCCTCAAGACTGTAAACCCCCTGATTGGTTTGCATTATTTCTCTCTGTAACGTAGAGAGTGACCCCTCGCGCCGCCAGGCACTCTGTGTTTTCAAGAGGCGCCTATCCGTTTGAGCCGACCCTTTGCGTTAAATCAGGACCGTGAGGTGGGTTCATTAGGTTACATGTTCTTGTTAGCTGCGCTCGAGCCCTCATTCTTCGCGGCACTACGGACGGGTGACCTTCGAGAATTGACTGCTGGTTACGTCGACCTCTACTCCTTCTCacgcttgtctcctcttttcggTCTCCCACGTCGAACTTTGCATCGTATGTGTGCACTGTGGCtgcttttctcctgtttttccCCTGGCAGCAGACTGCTAATTATTCCGTTCACGAGGACGTCTACCACGGCGAGTGCATTGTGAAATACACTTGGACTGGAAAGCGTGCTTTGCACCTCTAGAGTGCCTGTGTGAGTCGGGATGCATGTCTTCAGTCCGCAGCGCTGGTCATGTATCCACCCTCAAGATGCCCTGCGAAAAGtgcgagaaaaagatgaGCAAGCTCATCACACCCGATCCCAAACAGGGTAAGATGCGCTGAACTCAACTCAGCGAAACAGGCGCGCGAAATGAGTAGCGTTTTCCCAGACGACCGGAAGTGCACATGTGTACACGGAGGACGAACAGCACACGTATACAGGGCGGCTCTGCTTTTACATGCATGTCGCTGCATTCACTAAGAGGTGCATATAGGCACATACGTTCAGGAATCTCAACTGGATTTAGCGTACGTCTGAGTGTCCGCAGCCCCATGTGCGAGTTGCTGCTCATGTTCAGCTGTTGAACGCTTTTGCTGTCTACCGCAACTGAACACCGTCGCGGGGGTACACGCTAGCTCCGTACGTTGGTTCTTTTCCGCGATGCATGAGCTTACGCTATCCGGCTTCTGGTTAAAGGGCAGCGAAGTGGAGAAACACTTAGCGTCTGGTTACGGATAGGTCAGTGGTTCCGGTGAGCCGCGGGGCCTCCGCATGTGCATCCCATACATATTTCGCATTTCTTTCTGACGTTTCTCGTCTCAGGTCAGAACCGAGCTGTCGGCGTGAACAAGTTGATTGAGAAAAAGGCGCAGAAGGACCTGTGAGTCCGTCTTCTTGCCCTGTTCATATCTGCTTGGATGCCTCGCGCTGTGCGCAGTCAACCAATGCACCATTCTTAGCCTGTCTTTTCGCTGAAGCCAGCGTGCCAGAACTGGTCTGACGGGTTTGGCAACATTCGACGCACAATATGTTTTATGGCAGGGGTAACATCTCAGCTTGTTCAGGAAGCTCCGTTTCTTTGCCATGTCAAGGCGGTTTGCGTCGAAAGAGGGATCCGTGAAAAGGCAGCTCTTTGCTGCTTTTGCTCATGCCGGAAGTGATGGCTTGTTCACCGTGTACCATTCATGAACTGGGGGTGAGATCTATACAGGGCACCGTGATTTCAACTGATGGAACTACCTCGGCGTTCTTGTGGCTTCTGTTTCCAGGCTGGCCCCCAAGggatctgcatgcaaggtTTGCAACACGAAGCTACACTGGAAAGGCAAGTACTGCCCGCCCTGGTGAGTCTTGTTCTGGGCTTCATTTCCCTCAAGTACATGAAACGTGTGACGAATGTGATCGTTACGTTGTCTGCCAGGCGTTACGGTCTCTCTTACGTGCTCGCGCTGATTTACCGAGTGACAACTGCAttcactttctctcgcctccagcgATATTTGTGGCTTCACGCCAGTTGCAGGTTTTGTATTTTGGCATCATGGAAAAGAAGGGCCGGACTTCGCAATACCGGTCGGTGCCGTTGCGTGGTATGCATGCAAGAGGGAACGCCCCCTTCAAAGACAGACGTTGCGTTTTCGTTGCTAAGGCGTCAAGGTCTAGACGGCAAGCACTAGAATAGATGTATACTTGACAGTCATGCAAGTTCCACGTGACACCATTGTTATGGACGAACATACCCCGTCCTTTGGCTGTATGAACGTCTCTCAATTGTACCCTTAGGTTGTTCTTCGTATTCGAAGACATAAGAGGAGCGAATTGTTCAGACGCTTTCAAACTCTGGATATCTGTGTCCGTGTTTTGCAGTGCTCACATCAAGGGCAAGTGCTGGATGTGTGGCAAGAAGATTTTCGACACCTCCAAGCACTGCATGTCTCTCGTATGAATATCGCCCTTCCGTTTTCGTGCACAATCGAGGGACATGAGATGTCGAGACAAGGAAACTGTGGCGACTTTGAGCCTGGTTGCAAGCTTCCAGTCGA
Proteins encoded in this window:
- a CDS encoding CRIPT, putative (encoded by transcript TGME49_250350); amino-acid sequence: MPCEKCEKKMSKLITPDPKQGQNRAVGVNKLIEKKAQKDLLAPKGSACKVCNTKLHWKGKYCPPCAHIKGKCWMCGKKIFDTSKHCMSLV
- a CDS encoding centrin 2 (encoded by transcript TGME49_250340~Product name based on PMID:20844581;20444089;18208326;16518471.) is translated as MQRGALRGASPTARRRLVDRPGLTEDEIEEIREAFNLFDTDGSGMIDPKELKAAMQSLGFETKNPTIYQMIADLDRDSGGPIDFEEFLDAITAKLGDKESREGIQKIFSLFDDDRTGTITLKNLKRVAKELGETMSEDELREMLERADSNGDGEISFEDFYAIMTKKTFP